The segment AGGACCATGGTCAGGTCCGGCTTTTTGTACAGAAGCTGAGTCAGGATCATCGCGGCGACAGCACCACCAGCAGCAGCTGCGTTGGTGTTAGCAAAGATACGGCTGATGTCGGCAACGTCACCCACGGTGCCCATGGCAAGCTGCGATGCGCCGTTGAAACCGAACCAACCGAGCCACAGAATGAACGTGCCAAGAGTAGCGAGCGCCAGGTTGGAACCCGGGAACGGTGTCACGCGACCATCTTTGTATTTACCAAGGCGCGGTCCAAGCAGAATGGCGCCAGCCAGAGCGGCCCAGCCACCGACCGAGTGAACAACGGTCGAACCGGCGAAATCGAGGAAACCTGCTTCGTCCAGGAAACCGCCGCCCCACTTCCAGGAGGCCTGGAGCGGATAGATGATTGCGGTCAGCACAACGATAAAGGCCATGAAGGGCCATAGTTTGATACGCTCAGCCAAGGTGCCCGAAACGATCGACGCGGTGGTGGCGCAGAACATCAGCTGAAAGAAAAAGTCCGATGCGGTCGCGGCGTAGGTGTAGTCGTCTGCGCCATCGGCGGCGACGCCCACAACCTCCATCACGGCAGGGCCCCAAACGCCCGACAGGATGCCTTCGGTCGACCAGGTGCCCAGCGGGTACATCAGGTTATAGCCGACCAGGTAATAAAAGATTGCCGCAAACGAGAAGAGTGCGACGTTCTTCATCAACTGCATGGTCACGTTCTTGGAGCGCACAAGGCCCGCTTCGAGCATCGAAAAGCCCGCAGCCATCCAGAACACCAAGAAGCCACCCATAAGGAAAAGCAGCGAGTTTAAGATAAAGACCGAATCGGTCGAGGCATTCACTCCCGGTACCGGACCAGCGTCCTGCGCCAGACCCAGGCTGGGCAGCGCAATCAGCGCGGCAACCGGAGCGAGCGTCTTGAAAAGTTTCATTTTTTTGTCCCTTTTGTTCGTTCCGGCAGCCGTCAGAGGGCG is part of the Puniceibacterium sp. IMCC21224 genome and harbors:
- a CDS encoding ammonium transporter, encoding MKLFKTLAPVAALIALPSLGLAQDAGPVPGVNASTDSVFILNSLLFLMGGFLVFWMAAGFSMLEAGLVRSKNVTMQLMKNVALFSFAAIFYYLVGYNLMYPLGTWSTEGILSGVWGPAVMEVVGVAADGADDYTYAATASDFFFQLMFCATTASIVSGTLAERIKLWPFMAFIVVLTAIIYPLQASWKWGGGFLDEAGFLDFAGSTVVHSVGGWAALAGAILLGPRLGKYKDGRVTPFPGSNLALATLGTFILWLGWFGFNGASQLAMGTVGDVADISRIFANTNAAAAGGAVAAMILTQLLYKKPDLTMVLNGALAGLVSITAEPLTPTLGAATLIGGFGGLLVVFAVPFLDKIKIDDVVGAIPVHLICGIWGTIAVVLTNSDASLGTQLYGIVVVGVFTFVVSFVLWFILKMTMGIRVSEEDEINGLDMAELGMEAYPEFSKG